A section of the Rhodothermus profundi genome encodes:
- a CDS encoding valine--tRNA ligase, protein MAGEPLLKTARVRKTYDPQEIEPRWYAYWEAHHFFRAEIRPDRTPFVIMMPPPNVTGRLHMGHALQDTIQDALTRIRRMQGYEALWLPGIDHAGIATQNVVERELREKEGKTRHDLGREAFLQRVWQWKEEYGDIILQQKRRLGDSCDWSRTRFTMDEGFTRAVQEAFIRLYNEGLIYRGNYLVNWCPVDQTALSDEEVDNVEQEGHLWYIRYPLVDGSGYITIATTRPETMLGDTAVAVHPEDERYRHLIGKKVKLPLIGREIPIIADPHVKRDFGAGALKITPGHDKNDFEIGQRHGLPLVNIMNPDGTINENGGPYAGLDRFEARKRIVEDLRAQGLLEKVEPYRHTVPVSSRSKAIIEPLLSRQWFVRMKPLAEPAIEAVRRGEIRFYPERWANEYFRWMENIRDWCISRQIWWGHRIPVWYYTDANGQIDESKGFVVSIEQPEPGMVQDEDVLDTWFSSWLWPFATLGWPDRTPELDYFYPTSVLVSGYDILFFWIARMIMAGIHFTGKIPFRDVFITGMVKDKYGRWMSKSLGNGIDPLEMIEQYGADAVRYSLTVLCTQGQDIKLDPSKFEMGRNFANKIWNAFNVFGQFMETDDEGRPLRDYRRQRRFEELSLVERWMVSRLNQAITTVNEAIDRYRLNEALLTIYDLFWGDYCDWYLELIKPPRGQAMDDETIALAVELYEKMIQLLHPFMPFITEALWWRLRPRGEREACIVSRWPQPQPEEIDQTALGRFGRIQEMISGIRNVRSTYGVPPGRAIRVLINVPEAERDEAGHLEAHRDYFARLARVEELTVGVGLKRPRASAAVVVGRYEVYVPLADVIDLAQERARLEKEIAQKERFLESVRKKLQNPQFLEKAPAEVVARERQKEQDARAELERLQANLAALS, encoded by the coding sequence ATGGCAGGAGAGCCGCTGCTGAAGACGGCGCGGGTGCGCAAAACGTACGATCCGCAGGAGATTGAGCCCCGCTGGTATGCCTACTGGGAAGCCCACCACTTCTTCCGGGCAGAAATCCGGCCCGACAGGACGCCTTTTGTTATCATGATGCCGCCGCCTAACGTAACCGGGCGGCTGCACATGGGGCATGCGCTGCAGGATACGATCCAGGATGCGCTGACCCGCATTCGACGCATGCAGGGCTACGAGGCGCTCTGGCTGCCAGGGATCGATCATGCGGGCATTGCGACCCAAAATGTGGTCGAGCGCGAGCTGCGTGAAAAAGAAGGGAAGACGCGGCACGACCTGGGGCGCGAGGCTTTCCTGCAGCGCGTCTGGCAGTGGAAAGAGGAGTATGGCGACATCATCTTGCAGCAGAAACGCCGGCTGGGCGACTCCTGTGACTGGTCGCGCACGCGCTTTACGATGGATGAAGGGTTTACGCGGGCCGTGCAGGAGGCTTTCATTCGGCTCTACAATGAAGGCCTGATCTATCGCGGGAATTACCTGGTCAACTGGTGTCCGGTCGATCAAACGGCGCTGTCCGACGAGGAGGTAGACAACGTTGAGCAAGAGGGCCACCTCTGGTACATTCGCTATCCCCTGGTTGACGGCAGCGGCTACATCACCATTGCGACGACACGCCCCGAAACCATGCTGGGCGATACGGCCGTGGCCGTGCATCCGGAAGACGAGCGCTACCGGCACCTGATCGGTAAAAAGGTAAAGTTGCCGCTCATTGGCCGCGAAATTCCAATTATTGCTGACCCACACGTCAAACGTGATTTTGGCGCCGGCGCTCTAAAGATCACGCCCGGCCATGATAAGAATGACTTTGAGATCGGCCAGCGCCACGGCCTGCCCCTGGTAAACATTATGAATCCTGACGGCACGATTAACGAAAATGGGGGGCCGTACGCCGGACTGGATCGTTTTGAGGCGCGCAAGCGCATCGTCGAAGATCTGCGTGCTCAGGGGCTGCTCGAAAAGGTGGAGCCTTATCGCCATACCGTACCGGTCTCCAGTCGCTCCAAAGCGATTATCGAGCCGCTGTTGTCGCGTCAGTGGTTCGTGCGCATGAAGCCCCTGGCCGAACCTGCTATCGAAGCGGTGCGCCGCGGCGAAATTCGCTTCTATCCGGAGCGATGGGCCAATGAATACTTTCGCTGGATGGAAAACATCCGTGACTGGTGCATCAGTCGTCAGATCTGGTGGGGGCACCGCATTCCGGTCTGGTACTATACCGATGCAAACGGCCAGATCGATGAATCAAAGGGCTTTGTCGTGTCGATTGAGCAACCAGAGCCCGGAATGGTGCAGGATGAAGACGTGCTTGACACGTGGTTTTCGTCCTGGCTCTGGCCGTTTGCGACGCTGGGCTGGCCCGACCGGACGCCCGAGCTGGACTACTTCTATCCAACCAGCGTGCTCGTTTCCGGCTATGACATTCTCTTCTTCTGGATTGCCCGCATGATCATGGCGGGAATCCACTTCACCGGCAAGATTCCCTTCCGGGATGTGTTTATCACCGGCATGGTCAAGGATAAGTATGGCCGGTGGATGTCGAAAAGCCTGGGCAACGGGATCGACCCCCTGGAGATGATCGAGCAGTACGGGGCCGATGCCGTGCGCTACTCGCTGACCGTGCTCTGCACGCAGGGGCAGGATATCAAGCTGGACCCCTCAAAGTTCGAAATGGGGCGTAACTTTGCCAATAAGATCTGGAACGCGTTCAACGTCTTCGGACAGTTCATGGAGACCGACGACGAAGGGCGGCCCCTGCGAGATTATCGTCGACAGCGCCGGTTTGAGGAGCTCTCGCTCGTGGAACGCTGGATGGTCTCGCGCCTGAACCAGGCAATCACCACCGTCAATGAGGCCATTGACCGCTACCGCCTCAACGAAGCATTGCTAACAATCTATGACCTCTTCTGGGGCGATTATTGCGACTGGTACCTGGAGCTGATCAAGCCACCCCGAGGCCAGGCAATGGACGATGAAACGATTGCCCTGGCCGTAGAACTCTATGAGAAGATGATTCAGCTCCTGCATCCGTTCATGCCCTTCATTACCGAGGCACTCTGGTGGCGGTTGCGGCCGCGAGGCGAGCGGGAAGCGTGCATTGTCTCACGCTGGCCACAACCCCAACCGGAAGAAATCGATCAGACGGCGCTTGGGCGTTTTGGACGCATTCAGGAAATGATTTCAGGCATCCGCAACGTGCGGAGCACGTACGGCGTCCCACCAGGCCGAGCCATTCGGGTGCTCATCAATGTACCCGAGGCCGAGCGCGACGAGGCAGGCCATCTGGAAGCCCACCGCGACTACTTCGCGCGGCTGGCCCGGGTAGAGGAGCTGACCGTTGGCGTCGGATTGAAGCGGCCTCGGGCCAGCGCAGCGGTAGTGGTAGGACGCTACGAAGTGTACGTGCCGCTGGCCGACGTGATTGATCTGGCGCAGGAGCGGGCGCGTCTGGAAAAAGAGATTGCGCAGAAAGAACGCTTTCTGGAGAGCGTGCGCAAAAAACTTCAAAATCCGCAATTTCTCGAAAAAGCACCGGCCGAAGTGGTGGCCCGCGAGCGTCAAAAAGAGCAGGATGCACGGGCCGAACTGGAACGCCTGCAAGCTAACCTGGCTGCCCTGAGCTGA
- a CDS encoding WG repeat-containing protein — MLAAGEKLRAQPEALLPIATPKGYGFVTPDGELAIAPRFERVLVFSEGRAGARLDGQWGFIDAEGQWIVPPQYEQVFPYQHGYARVRRNGRWGFVDLNGQETIPPTYEAAQDFSCGLAPVAVVRKAFGIMRRTRWGFVNARGQMIIPPQFTRALSFSEGLAAVEVGTQTLMVTTGRKWGFIDTTGHWVIPPRFSSARNFSEGLALVRAGKRTLFINQAGEPVFEVPYRQVYSFVEGRARVSDGKRWGFIDRSGQLVIPLQFEQALDFSEGLAAVRLEGRWGYIDREGNLMIPPRYEQAHAFRHGVALVAANGRLQYIDRVGRVRWQRPRP; from the coding sequence TTGCTCGCCGCAGGAGAAAAGCTGCGGGCGCAACCAGAAGCCCTGCTACCAATAGCAACCCCGAAGGGCTACGGCTTTGTAACGCCCGACGGGGAGTTGGCAATTGCGCCACGCTTTGAGCGCGTGCTGGTCTTCTCGGAAGGACGCGCCGGAGCTCGTCTCGACGGTCAGTGGGGGTTCATTGATGCGGAAGGCCAATGGATCGTGCCGCCTCAATACGAGCAGGTTTTTCCTTATCAACACGGATATGCCCGCGTGCGCCGAAATGGCCGCTGGGGATTTGTCGATCTGAATGGCCAGGAGACGATTCCGCCCACGTATGAAGCGGCCCAGGATTTTTCCTGCGGGCTGGCGCCGGTAGCAGTTGTGCGGAAAGCGTTTGGTATCATGCGCCGCACGCGCTGGGGCTTTGTCAATGCTCGGGGCCAGATGATCATTCCGCCCCAGTTTACGCGAGCGCTGTCTTTTAGCGAAGGGCTGGCTGCCGTCGAAGTAGGAACGCAAACGCTGATGGTAACGACCGGACGCAAATGGGGGTTTATTGACACGACGGGCCACTGGGTGATCCCTCCCCGGTTCTCATCAGCGCGCAATTTCTCAGAAGGCCTGGCCCTGGTGCGGGCTGGAAAGCGCACGCTGTTTATTAATCAGGCAGGAGAACCGGTATTCGAAGTTCCCTATCGACAGGTCTACAGTTTTGTGGAGGGACGCGCTCGCGTTTCGGACGGTAAGCGATGGGGCTTTATTGACCGCAGCGGCCAACTGGTCATTCCTCTGCAGTTTGAGCAGGCTCTGGATTTCTCGGAAGGGCTGGCAGCCGTGCGTCTGGAAGGGCGGTGGGGATATATTGACCGAGAGGGAAACCTGATGATTCCGCCTCGTTATGAGCAAGCTCACGCTTTTCGACACGGGGTAGCCCTGGTGGCTGCAAACGGACGGCTGCAGTACATCGACCGGGTTGGACGCGTGCGCTGGCAGCGCCCTCGCCCTTGA
- a CDS encoding Do family serine endopeptidase, which produces MRRTRTLSIVALVAIAFLAGVFFTTAGANLLGLSNRATPPTLAREESGGTRISTTDVTSLEEAFVAVAERVNPTVVQIRSEKVIRRRPFSWNPFEGTPFEEFFNFRIPNLPEEFRSQGLGSGVIIRADGYIVTNNHVVEGADELLVVLHDGTTYEAEVVGTDPQSDLAVLKIEADNLPYISMGDASTLRVGQWVLAFGSPLSPQLSNTVTAGIISALNRFYSEGPAVQNFIQTDAAINPGNSGGPLVNLRGELIGINTAIYSRTGGYQGIGFAIPVDIVQYVVPQLIETGYVERARLGVQYTAAAPSVIKALNLPRGAAQVVSVEEGSAAEQAGIEPGDIIVAVDGHELANHLELSKIISTHRPGDEVTITINRDGEMRTVTVRLGAAPSERTAARRRAQSSRGEESNLMEELGFSIADITPELARRYNLEDVEVEGVLITRIDPNSEAYREANLRRGLIITEVDRKPVRNVKTFKEVYQAIKPGATFLLRLYDPQSGGTLITALQKPAS; this is translated from the coding sequence ATGCGACGGACCCGGACGTTGTCGATTGTTGCCCTGGTTGCTATAGCCTTCCTGGCCGGAGTGTTTTTCACCACGGCCGGCGCCAACCTGCTGGGCCTGAGCAACCGGGCCACCCCCCCCACCTTAGCCCGTGAAGAAAGCGGCGGCACGCGAATTAGCACGACGGACGTTACGTCCCTGGAAGAAGCCTTCGTAGCGGTAGCCGAGCGCGTCAATCCCACGGTTGTTCAAATTCGCTCGGAGAAAGTTATCCGTCGTCGTCCTTTTAGCTGGAATCCGTTTGAAGGCACGCCCTTCGAGGAGTTCTTCAATTTCCGCATTCCCAACCTACCCGAGGAATTCCGCTCTCAGGGGCTCGGCTCGGGCGTTATCATTCGCGCCGATGGGTATATTGTGACGAACAACCACGTCGTGGAAGGTGCCGACGAATTGCTGGTGGTGCTGCACGACGGCACGACCTACGAAGCTGAAGTCGTAGGAACCGATCCCCAGAGCGACCTGGCGGTGCTGAAGATTGAAGCCGACAACTTGCCCTATATCTCTATGGGCGATGCAAGCACGCTGCGGGTTGGGCAGTGGGTGCTTGCCTTTGGCTCGCCTCTGTCTCCACAGCTCAGCAATACCGTCACAGCAGGCATCATCAGTGCCCTCAACCGCTTTTACAGTGAAGGCCCGGCTGTGCAAAACTTCATTCAGACCGACGCAGCCATTAACCCGGGCAATTCAGGGGGGCCGCTGGTCAACCTACGCGGTGAGTTGATCGGAATCAATACAGCAATCTACAGCCGGACAGGCGGCTACCAGGGCATTGGTTTTGCCATTCCGGTCGACATTGTGCAATACGTCGTGCCTCAGCTCATCGAAACAGGCTACGTAGAGCGCGCCCGGCTGGGCGTACAGTACACAGCGGCCGCTCCATCCGTCATCAAGGCGCTCAATTTGCCTCGAGGAGCTGCCCAGGTCGTCTCGGTTGAAGAAGGATCAGCCGCCGAGCAGGCAGGCATCGAACCAGGCGATATCATTGTCGCGGTCGATGGTCATGAGCTGGCCAACCACCTGGAGCTTTCCAAAATTATCAGTACCCATCGGCCAGGTGATGAGGTCACTATCACAATCAATCGGGATGGAGAGATGCGTACGGTGACGGTGCGGCTGGGAGCCGCGCCCTCGGAGCGCACGGCCGCGCGTCGGCGGGCGCAGAGCAGCCGTGGCGAAGAATCGAACCTGATGGAAGAGCTCGGCTTTTCCATTGCAGATATCACGCCCGAGTTAGCCCGCCGCTACAACCTCGAAGACGTGGAAGTCGAAGGCGTGCTTATCACCCGTATTGATCCCAATAGCGAAGCCTATCGAGAAGCTAATCTGCGACGCGGCCTGATCATTACCGAAGTGGATCGTAAACCTGTTCGTAACGTGAAAACGTTCAAGGAAGTTTACCAGGCGATCAAACCGGGCGCGACGTTTCTGCTTCGGCTGTATGACCCGCAATCTGGCGGCACGCTGATTACAGCCCTGCAAAAGCCGGCTTCTTGA
- the panC gene encoding pantoate--beta-alanine ligase, with translation MEVIRSVKAMQAHADARRREGQRLALVPTMGALHEGHLALVREARARADHVTVSIFVNPTQFGPNEDYARYPRQLEQDVAALDALGVDVVFAPTVEEMYPEGAASHLTWVYVEKLDAHLCGRYRPGHFRGVATVVAKLFNICKPHVAVFGLKDAQQFQIIRRMVQDLSYDIELVGVPTVREPDGLALSSRNVYLNPEERAQAVVLSRAVEAARRAIEAGEQRPEAIVEAMRQILARAPLARVQYVEVVDAETLQPVRQIRPGQRVLAGVAVFFGNTRLIDSVFVEAPGA, from the coding sequence ATGGAAGTGATTCGATCCGTAAAGGCTATGCAGGCGCATGCCGACGCGCGACGTCGGGAAGGGCAGCGATTGGCGCTGGTGCCTACAATGGGAGCGCTCCATGAGGGCCACCTGGCGCTGGTGCGGGAAGCGCGCGCGCGCGCCGATCATGTAACCGTTTCTATTTTCGTCAATCCCACTCAGTTCGGGCCTAACGAAGACTATGCGCGCTATCCCCGCCAGTTAGAACAGGACGTGGCGGCCCTTGACGCGTTGGGAGTGGACGTTGTGTTTGCCCCGACCGTTGAAGAGATGTATCCAGAAGGAGCAGCGTCGCACCTGACGTGGGTTTACGTGGAAAAGCTGGATGCGCATTTATGTGGTCGCTATCGCCCGGGGCATTTTCGAGGTGTAGCTACTGTTGTCGCCAAGCTCTTCAACATTTGCAAGCCGCATGTTGCGGTCTTTGGCCTGAAAGACGCGCAGCAGTTTCAGATCATTCGGCGCATGGTGCAAGACCTGTCTTACGACATCGAACTGGTCGGGGTGCCAACCGTGCGAGAGCCTGACGGTCTGGCGCTCTCTTCGCGTAACGTGTACTTGAACCCTGAGGAGCGGGCGCAGGCTGTGGTATTATCCCGGGCTGTGGAGGCAGCCCGACGTGCCATTGAAGCAGGGGAACAGCGCCCAGAGGCTATTGTTGAAGCGATGCGTCAGATTCTGGCCCGGGCGCCGCTGGCGCGGGTGCAGTATGTTGAGGTGGTGGATGCCGAGACGTTGCAGCCGGTCCGGCAAATTCGTCCGGGTCAGCGTGTGCTGGCCGGTGTGGCCGTCTTTTTCGGAAATACTCGACTGATCGACAGCGTCTTCGTGGAAGCTCCCGGAGCCTGA
- the panD gene encoding aspartate 1-decarboxylase produces MTITMFRAKLHGLRVTEADLYYEGSITIDQELLELAGILPYEKVQVVNVNNGARLETYTLPGERGSRVVCLNGPAARLAARGDQVLVIAYAQMTPEEARKHRARVVLFDEHNEPKQTLALSVEEALAATSESGAG; encoded by the coding sequence ATGACGATTACGATGTTTCGAGCGAAGCTGCATGGGCTTCGCGTCACCGAAGCGGATCTCTACTACGAAGGGTCTATCACCATCGATCAGGAGCTGCTCGAACTGGCTGGTATCCTCCCGTACGAGAAGGTGCAGGTGGTTAATGTAAATAACGGGGCCCGATTAGAAACCTACACGCTGCCCGGTGAGCGGGGTAGTCGGGTGGTGTGCCTGAACGGACCGGCCGCTCGTCTGGCGGCGCGAGGGGATCAGGTGCTTGTGATTGCCTATGCCCAGATGACGCCGGAAGAGGCGCGCAAGCATCGGGCACGTGTGGTGCTGTTTGATGAACACAATGAGCCCAAACAGACGCTGGCGCTTTCGGTAGAGGAAGCGCTGGCTGCGACTTCCGAATCCGGCGCAGGATGA
- a CDS encoding DegT/DnrJ/EryC1/StrS family aminotransferase codes for MPEAPSLALQMVDLVGQYRAIRQEMLAAIEEVLESGQFIRGPVVARFEEELAAYVGTRFALGVGNGTDALQLAFMALGLRPGDEVIVPAFTFVATAEAAALLGIRPVFADIDPQTFNLDPDSVAACLSPRTRAIVPVHLFGQAAELAPLLELAEHHHLYVIEDNAQAIGATYRDRKTGTFGHIGCLSFFPSKNLGAYGDGGAVLTNDPTLHERLSMLANHGARRKYYHECIGVNSRLDALQAAVLRVKLRYLDAYTRARQEAADRYDELLADCPGLTLPYRAPHRTHVFHQYTIRIHSEVPGGRDGLRRYLHQRGIPTAIYYPVPLHQLPAFADFGPHAPLPEAEKAAREVLSLPMHTELTRAQQTYIADAIRTYMETALRTGRPPVS; via the coding sequence ATGCCGGAAGCGCCTTCCCTTGCCTTGCAGATGGTAGACCTGGTCGGCCAGTACCGGGCCATTCGGCAAGAGATGCTTGCTGCAATTGAGGAGGTGTTGGAAAGCGGCCAGTTCATTCGAGGCCCTGTCGTGGCCCGCTTCGAGGAAGAACTGGCGGCCTATGTGGGCACCCGTTTCGCCCTGGGCGTAGGCAACGGCACCGATGCGTTACAACTGGCTTTCATGGCGCTGGGCCTCCGTCCGGGCGACGAGGTGATTGTACCGGCGTTTACTTTCGTGGCCACCGCCGAAGCAGCCGCTCTGCTGGGGATCCGGCCGGTTTTTGCCGACATTGATCCGCAGACGTTCAACCTGGATCCGGACAGCGTGGCTGCTTGCCTTTCCCCCCGCACCCGCGCAATTGTACCGGTGCACCTGTTTGGCCAGGCGGCTGAGCTGGCACCACTGCTGGAGCTGGCCGAGCACCACCATCTGTACGTCATCGAAGACAACGCCCAGGCTATTGGAGCAACCTACCGGGATCGAAAGACCGGTACCTTCGGCCACATTGGCTGTCTCTCATTCTTTCCTTCCAAGAACCTGGGCGCTTATGGCGATGGAGGGGCTGTGCTCACCAACGATCCGACCCTGCATGAGCGCCTGTCCATGCTGGCCAATCATGGGGCGCGACGCAAGTACTACCATGAATGCATCGGGGTCAACAGCCGGCTGGATGCATTGCAGGCAGCCGTGCTGCGCGTAAAGCTTCGCTACCTGGACGCCTATACCCGTGCCCGCCAGGAAGCAGCAGATCGGTACGATGAGCTACTGGCCGACTGCCCGGGCCTGACGCTTCCCTATCGAGCGCCGCACCGCACGCATGTCTTTCACCAGTATACTATTCGGATTCATTCCGAAGTGCCCGGCGGCCGCGATGGTCTGCGGCGTTACCTGCACCAACGTGGCATCCCCACGGCCATCTACTATCCGGTACCGCTTCACCAACTGCCAGCCTTTGCAGACTTTGGCCCGCACGCTCCCCTGCCTGAAGCAGAAAAAGCAGCCCGCGAAGTGCTCTCGCTCCCCATGCATACCGAACTGACGCGTGCGCAGCAGACCTACATTGCCGACGCCATTCGCACGTACATGGAGACGGCGCTGCGCACAGGCCGTCCACCCGTATCCTGA
- a CDS encoding aspartate carbamoyltransferase catalytic subunit, whose product MGTQTDTPFQGRLQHRHLLGLATYSAEEIQLILQTARQFREVLERPIRRVPTLRGVTVVNLFFEPSTRTRISFELAEKRLSADVVNFSAAGSSVVKGETLKDTARNLEAMKIDMVVIRHRSPGAAHFLTRCIEAVVINAGDGAHEHPTQALLDLLTISDHFPSFEGLNVSIIGDIAHSRVARSNIYGLKALGANVTLCGPRTLMPVGIEELGVRVTYRLEEALEGCDVAMALRLQLERQTAGLFPSLREYHERYGIKLEHLKRYPDLLVMHPGPVNRGVELASEVVDHERAIILDQVTNGVAVRMAVLYLLAGVPETVA is encoded by the coding sequence ATGGGGACCCAGACCGACACGCCGTTTCAAGGCCGGCTCCAGCATCGCCACCTGCTGGGGCTGGCCACCTATTCCGCGGAAGAGATTCAACTCATCCTGCAGACGGCCCGCCAGTTCCGAGAGGTCCTTGAACGGCCCATTCGGCGCGTACCTACCCTTCGTGGCGTGACGGTAGTCAACCTGTTCTTCGAGCCGTCCACGCGCACGCGCATTTCGTTTGAACTGGCTGAAAAGCGCCTGTCGGCTGATGTGGTGAACTTCTCCGCTGCGGGCTCTTCGGTTGTCAAGGGCGAGACGCTCAAAGACACCGCCCGCAATCTGGAGGCCATGAAAATCGATATGGTTGTCATTCGACACCGATCGCCAGGAGCAGCCCATTTCCTGACGCGCTGCATCGAGGCGGTCGTCATCAATGCTGGAGATGGAGCCCACGAGCATCCGACGCAGGCATTGTTGGACCTGCTGACCATTTCAGATCATTTCCCGTCCTTTGAGGGATTGAACGTTTCTATTATTGGCGATATCGCTCACAGCCGCGTAGCCCGTTCCAATATTTATGGATTGAAGGCCCTGGGCGCCAACGTAACGCTGTGCGGACCCCGGACGCTTATGCCCGTGGGCATTGAGGAGCTGGGCGTGCGCGTTACCTATCGGCTGGAGGAAGCCCTGGAAGGATGCGACGTGGCAATGGCGCTTCGCCTGCAGCTTGAGCGGCAGACCGCCGGCCTCTTCCCGAGCCTGCGAGAATACCATGAGCGCTACGGCATCAAGCTGGAGCACTTGAAGCGCTATCCTGATCTGCTGGTCATGCATCCAGGACCCGTTAATCGTGGCGTGGAGCTGGCCAGCGAAGTGGTTGATCACGAGCGGGCCATTATTCTGGATCAGGTTACCAACGGCGTTGCTGTGCGTATGGCCGTGCTCTACCTGCTGGCCGGCGTGCCCGAGACCGTTGCGTAA
- a CDS encoding class II fumarate hydratase produces the protein MNQAYRIERDSLGEVRVPADALYGAQTQRAVENFPVSGLRFPRRFIEALGIIKLAAARANRELGLLPPDKAEAIEQAAKRVISGELDDQFVVDIFQTGSGTSTNMNANEVIANLASETLGGERGSKLVHPNDDVNMSQSSNDVIPTAMHIAARVALENELIPALLRLRTSLQEKADAFDDIIKSGRTHLMDATPVRLGQEFGGYASQIDHAIRRLRTISHELSELALGGTATGTGINRHPDFPARAIEHISDLTGLPFREAENHFEAQGSKDAYVAVSGALNTLAVALMKIANDIRWLASGPTSGLAEIRLPAVQPGSSIMPGKVNPVHCEMMMMICARVMGNHLTITIGGQHGNFELNTMMPVMAYAMLESIEILTNGCEAFRTRCIEGIEADRERCRQLLELNPAIATALNPIIGYDKAAEVAKKAAATRKSVREVVKEMGLLSDEELDRVLNVREMTEPGIAHH, from the coding sequence ATGAATCAGGCTTATCGTATTGAACGCGATTCACTGGGGGAAGTACGCGTCCCGGCCGATGCACTTTACGGGGCCCAGACGCAACGCGCCGTGGAAAACTTCCCGGTCAGTGGTCTGCGTTTTCCACGTCGTTTTATCGAGGCGCTGGGCATCATAAAGCTGGCAGCCGCCCGCGCAAATCGAGAGCTCGGCCTGCTTCCCCCGGACAAAGCGGAGGCAATTGAGCAAGCGGCCAAGCGCGTCATCAGCGGGGAGCTGGACGACCAGTTCGTCGTCGATATCTTTCAGACCGGCAGTGGCACCTCCACGAACATGAACGCCAACGAGGTCATTGCGAACCTGGCCTCCGAAACGTTGGGCGGTGAGCGAGGGAGCAAGCTGGTGCATCCCAATGACGATGTGAACATGTCCCAGTCGTCGAACGACGTCATTCCTACCGCGATGCACATTGCCGCGCGCGTGGCCCTGGAAAATGAGCTGATTCCTGCCCTGCTGCGGTTGCGCACCAGCCTTCAGGAAAAAGCCGATGCGTTCGACGACATAATTAAAAGCGGCCGCACCCACTTAATGGATGCCACGCCCGTGCGACTGGGGCAAGAATTTGGCGGCTATGCTTCCCAGATCGATCATGCGATTCGACGGCTTCGCACCATCTCCCATGAACTGTCAGAACTGGCCCTGGGAGGCACGGCTACCGGTACTGGTATCAACCGCCACCCGGACTTCCCCGCTCGGGCTATCGAACATATCAGCGATCTAACCGGACTTCCCTTCCGGGAAGCCGAAAACCACTTTGAAGCGCAGGGAAGCAAAGACGCCTACGTCGCCGTCTCTGGTGCCCTGAACACGCTGGCCGTTGCGCTGATGAAGATTGCCAACGACATCCGCTGGCTGGCCAGCGGTCCAACCAGTGGCCTTGCCGAAATCCGACTACCGGCTGTGCAGCCCGGATCGTCCATTATGCCGGGCAAGGTAAATCCGGTGCATTGCGAAATGATGATGATGATCTGCGCCCGGGTCATGGGGAATCACCTGACGATTACAATCGGCGGCCAGCATGGCAACTTCGAGCTCAACACGATGATGCCTGTGATGGCCTATGCCATGCTCGAAAGCATTGAGATTCTGACCAACGGGTGCGAGGCGTTTCGCACTCGCTGCATCGAAGGAATTGAAGCCGACCGAGAGCGCTGCCGCCAGCTCTTAGAACTGAATCCGGCAATTGCCACGGCGCTCAACCCGATTATTGGCTACGACAAAGCAGCAGAAGTGGCTAAAAAAGCAGCGGCTACCCGCAAATCGGTGCGCGAGGTTGTTAAAGAGATGGGATTGCTCTCCGACGAAGAGCTTGACCGCGTCTTGAACGTTCGGGAAATGACGGAACCGGGCATTGCACACCATTAG